The following DNA comes from Mucisphaera calidilacus.
GTGCGACGACGACGTTGAGTTTTTATATCTACGACCTCGGGTTCATCACGGGTCGGCTGGGTCTGGCTTCGGCGGTGTCGTGGGTTTTGTTTGTGCTGGTGTTCTGCGTGACGTTGTTCAACTGGAATTTCGGGAACCGTTATGTCAACGACTGATCCCGTGCTGTCGCCTACGAAGCGTGCTGCCGAGCGCCGGAAGCTCTGGGGCACGTTCGGCCTGAATCTATTGCTGAGCGCGTTGGCGTTTACGCTGGCGTTGCCTTTTGTGTGGATGGTTCTGACGTCGCTGAAGCACGTTGAGGAGGTGGGGTTGCCGAGCTGGCTGCCGGGCGAGGAGGGTTTGCAGTGGGGGAATTACGCTGAGGTATTCGAGCGTGTTCCTTTTGCGCGTTACTACGCGAACAGTCTGTTCGTGGCGTGCTGGGTGACGTTTTTGCAGGTGTTCACGTCGTCGCTGGCGGCGTTTGCGTTCGCGCGGATCAAGTGGCCGGGTCGTGACGCTGTGTTTCTGTTGTATCTCGCGACGATGATGCTGCCCGGTCTGGTGATGATGATTCCGAATTACCAGATCATGATTTCGCTGGGTCTGGTGGACACGCTGGCGGGTTTGATCATTCCGGCGTCGTTCACGGCGTTCGGGACGTTTTTGCTGCGACAGTTCATGCTGTCGATCCCGCCTTCGCTGGACGAGGCTGCGGAGATTGACGGTGCGTCGCGTTGGCAGGTTTACTGGGAGATCATCATGCCGCTGGCGCGTCCGGGGTTGGTGACGCTTGCGATCTTCACGTTCATGGGTAATTACAACTCGTTTTTCTGGCCGCTGGTGATGCTGAAGAGTCAGCACAAGTTCACGCTGCCGATCGGTCTGTTGAGCTTCGACACGACGGCGGGTCAGTCGACGCACCTGATGATGGCAGCGGTTACGATGGCGGTTGTGCCGATGATCGTTGTGTTTGTGGTTCTTCAGAAGCAGCTTGTGCGTGGCATTCAGCTTGGAGCCGTCAAGGGTTAAGGGATCAGTAAGATGTCGGACCGCCCTGCCGTTGTTGTTGCGGGTCATATCTGCCTGGATATCATTCCGCGGTTTCTTCATGGTGACGGTTCGCTGAAGCCTGGCGCGTTGACGGAGGTTGGGCCTGCGGTGACGGCGACGGGTGGCGCGGTGGCGAACAGCGGTCTGGCGTTGCATCGGCTGGGTGTGCCGACGGCGTTGCTGAGCAAGCTGGGAGATGACCCGTTTGCGCAGCGTGTGCTGGACATTCTCAATGGTTACAGCCCGTCGCTGACGCGATCGATGGAGCGGAAGGCGGGTGAGACGACGAGTTACACGGTGGTGATCTCGCCGCCTGGGGTGGATCGTTATTTTCTGCATTGTCCGGGTGCGAACAACACGTTCGGTCTTGATGACGTTCCGGAGCGTGCGTTGGCGGGAGCGCGTCTGCTGCACTTTGGTTATCCGCCGCTGATGCGTCACCTTCAGGTTGATGGTGGCACGGCGATGCGCGGGATTTTCGAGCGTGCGCATGGTGCGGGTCTGGTGACGTCGCTGGACATGGCGGCGATCGATCCGGAGGCGGAATCGGGGCGCGTGGACTGGGTGGCGTGGCTCGAGCGTGTGTTGCCGGAGGTGGATTTCTTCGTGCCGAGTTTTGACGAGGTCAGCTTCATGCTGGATGGTTCGGTGTCCGAATTGTCGGCGGATCGTCTGAGCGATTTAGGTGACCGGCTGGTGAAGCTGGGTGCCGGTGCGGTGCTGATCAAGCTGGGTCATCACGGGCTGTACCTGCGGACGAGCGGTGATGCGTCGCGGTTTGCGCGTGCCGCGGAGGTGCTGGGTGTGGATGCTGAGGCGTGGGCGGGGCGCGAGTTGTCGGTGCCTTGTTTCACGGTGGAGGTTGTGGGGACGACGGGTGCGGGAGACTGCACGATCGCGGGTTTTCTGTCGGGTTTGCTGCGTGGCGAGACGCCTGAGGGCGCGTTGACGAGTGCGGTTGCGGTGGGTTCGTGCAGCGTGGAGTCGGCGGATGCGGTCAGCGCGGTGCCGGCGTGGTCAGACGTGGCGAAGCGTCTGGAGGCTGGCTGGGCGACGGACCCGCTGATGGATCTGCCGGGGTGGTCGGTGGTTGGCGAGACGACGGTGGTGGGTTCGGCGCGGGATCAGCGTTTGTCGTAGATGACGGGGCACTTGTCGTGGTCGTCGATGAACTGCGTGAGGATGCGTTCGTGGTCGGGGTTGAGGGTGCTTTTTTCGGTTCGGAGGTGGATGGCGAAGCTTTTGCGGGGTGATCCGCTGGTGTTGATGCCGCTGCCGTGGAGGGTGTGCCGGTGGTGGAAGCTGACGCCGCCGGGCTTGAGGATGGAGGGTACTTCTTCCCAAGCGATGCCCTGGGGGAGCTGGATGCTGTTCTTGAGTTTGTCGAGGTCGTTGGAGAAGAAGTCGCCGCCTGCGAAGAGTCCGTCGCGGTGTGAGCCGGGGACGAAGGCCATGGGGCCGGCCTGTGGTGTGACGTCGCTGATGGCGACCCATGCGGTGAAGAGTTCGCTGTCGGGTGTCCATTCGGGCCAGTACTGAGCGTCCTGGTGCCATCCGACGGCGGGTCCGCCTGCGTTGGCAGGGTCGACGGAGGGTTTGTGGAGGAGCTGGACCCACCAGACCTGGATCATCTTGGCGCCGGTGACGCGTGCGGCGAGTTCGCCGAGTGCGGGGTGTGCGATGCAGGCGTGGATGTCGGGGTCGGCGAGGTTGGGCATCTCGATCTTGCAGAGTTTGGTGTCGTCGTCGCCTGGCTTCCAGGGTGATTCGAAGGGTTCGTTGCCTGAGGCGTATTCGCCTCGGCGCACGGCCTCCATGCCATGTTCGGCGGCGTGGACGGTGTCGGCCGGGATGACCGGCTGGTCCGCGATGTAGTAGCCCCGCTGAGCGTAGAACTCAGCGACGTTGGTGTCGCTCTTGAGCATGTCGAGTCTTCCCTAAAAGTAGCCCGAGTCTGTCTATTCAATCATGTATCGACAACGTCAGATAATCTCGAGTGCGTCGCGTTCCGGGAGTTTCGGGAACGTGACGGTTGGCAGTGTCTGGTACCAGTAGGCGACGGAGGCGAGGTCGTCCTGGAGTGGGAGGTAGTGGAGGGGCTGGCGTTTGCGCCAGCCGAGCGCCTGTATGGTGACGGTGAGGTCCTGCTCGAAGCGAACGGGGTCGGGCAGGTGCCATCGGTAGAGGCCGAAGCGTTGCTGGCTGTCGTAGACGCCGTCGGGCCGTATGACCTGGGGCATGCCGGCGTAGGGCGTGGAGAATTCCTGGTACTGCTTGGTGTGGGGGTTTTCGAAGTTGTAGGAGCCGAGGAAGTAGTCTTCGGTGCCGGTTCCGCAGATGGTGGGGAAGGCGTCGCCGCCGTGCTCGGCGACGTCGTTGTCGACGGTCTGGCCGGGTTTGAGGTCGCCGTCGATGTAGAATTTGATCTCGCCCTCGCCCCACCAGCCGGCGTTGTTGACGCCCCAGGCCATGTAGGTGCCGACGTATTGTCCGCGGCCTTTAATACCTTCGACGAGGGTGTATACCTTGCCGTAGGGTTGTGGGTTGACGCGTCGGAACTGAGCGTGGAAGTAGGCTGCGTCGTCGGGGACGTCGTTGAGTGCGTAGTCGATCTGGTAGTAGAGGTAGGCGGGTTCGGTGCCGACGTTTTCGACGGTGATGCGGCAGTTTTTTCGGAAGGGCATGGGCCAGTAGCAGTTGAGGGCGCTGCCGGGGTTGACGGTGACGGGTATGGAGTTGACCTGTGCGTATTGGCCCCATCCGCAGGCGAAGAAATCGCCCAGGGGGCATTCGACGCTGGGCTGTTCCTGTCCGTCCCAGTAGATGCGGAGGATGAGGAATCGCCAGGCACCGGTGGGTGTCATCCAGAAGTGCTGGAGCGCGCCGGGTCCGTCGATGTCGGCGATGTTGGCGGTGGTTTCGGGTTGGATCTCGATAGCGGGGTTGATTTTCCATCCGCGTCCGAGGTCTTTAGCGCGGTCGGCGCTGATGCCTTGGGTGGCGCGTCCGCCGCCGGCCTTGGCGCCGTCGAGGTTTTCGGCGCTGATGGATCTTGTTTTGGCGCGTGAGAGTCGGTGTGCGGAGCTGAGGTCACAGAAGAGGCCGTCGAACTCAGGCATGGAAGGCTCCGGTTGGGTTCAGCGTCTGCGGGTGAGCGCGAGGGCTGCTGCGGGGATGAGGAGTGCGGGCTCGGGGACGTTGGATCCTGCGCCCCAGTTGGAGGCGATGATGCTGAGGTCGTTGAGGTCGACGCCGCCGAAGCCGTTGAAGTCGCCGTCGGCCCATCCGCCGGTTTTGTAGAAGTTGGCGGCGAGTGCGCTGAGGTCGAGGAGATCGACGACGCCGTCGAGGGTCGCGTCGCCGAAGGAGGTTCCGAGGAGGACCTCAACCATGTAGGTCAGGTCGTCGCTGTCGGCATCGCGGTCGCCGTCGAGGTCGAAGGCGGGGTTGCCCATGTTGTCGATAAGCAGGTCGATGTCGTCGGCGTCGGTGCGACCGTCATCGTTGAGGTCGCCGGGGAAAGGGTCGGGGAGGGTTCCTGCGATGCCGGCGGGGTATTGTGCTGCGTTCATCATGGCGGTCCACATGTCGTTGGGGTCGCCTTCGGGGTTGCCCTGTGATCGCCACCAGTCGAGTGACTGCGATTCCCATCCGCCGTAGCCCTGGTTCACGAACCATGTGGTGCTGACGATGTTGTGGTTGCCGAAGGTCTGGTTCCACTCGTGGAGGTCGGCGAGTGCCTTGGTGATGAACTGCGCGGTGACGGCTTCGTTGGCGGCGAGGTCGCCTGTGGTTGAGGTTCCGCGTGACCACTCGGTGATGTAGACGGGCGCGTCTTTGAATCCGGCGTTGTCAATGACGTTGAGTTGGGAGGCGTAGCTGGACTGGAATCCGGCGGCGATGGCGTCGACGTTGTTGG
Coding sequences within:
- a CDS encoding carbohydrate ABC transporter permease, with protein sequence MSTTDPVLSPTKRAAERRKLWGTFGLNLLLSALAFTLALPFVWMVLTSLKHVEEVGLPSWLPGEEGLQWGNYAEVFERVPFARYYANSLFVACWVTFLQVFTSSLAAFAFARIKWPGRDAVFLLYLATMMLPGLVMMIPNYQIMISLGLVDTLAGLIIPASFTAFGTFLLRQFMLSIPPSLDEAAEIDGASRWQVYWEIIMPLARPGLVTLAIFTFMGNYNSFFWPLVMLKSQHKFTLPIGLLSFDTTAGQSTHLMMAAVTMAVVPMIVVFVVLQKQLVRGIQLGAVKG
- a CDS encoding carbohydrate kinase family protein, whose amino-acid sequence is MSDRPAVVVAGHICLDIIPRFLHGDGSLKPGALTEVGPAVTATGGAVANSGLALHRLGVPTALLSKLGDDPFAQRVLDILNGYSPSLTRSMERKAGETTSYTVVISPPGVDRYFLHCPGANNTFGLDDVPERALAGARLLHFGYPPLMRHLQVDGGTAMRGIFERAHGAGLVTSLDMAAIDPEAESGRVDWVAWLERVLPEVDFFVPSFDEVSFMLDGSVSELSADRLSDLGDRLVKLGAGAVLIKLGHHGLYLRTSGDASRFARAAEVLGVDAEAWAGRELSVPCFTVEVVGTTGAGDCTIAGFLSGLLRGETPEGALTSAVAVGSCSVESADAVSAVPAWSDVAKRLEAGWATDPLMDLPGWSVVGETTVVGSARDQRLS
- a CDS encoding phytanoyl-CoA dioxygenase family protein; its protein translation is MLKSDTNVAEFYAQRGYYIADQPVIPADTVHAAEHGMEAVRRGEYASGNEPFESPWKPGDDDTKLCKIEMPNLADPDIHACIAHPALGELAARVTGAKMIQVWWVQLLHKPSVDPANAGGPAVGWHQDAQYWPEWTPDSELFTAWVAISDVTPQAGPMAFVPGSHRDGLFAGGDFFSNDLDKLKNSIQLPQGIAWEEVPSILKPGGVSFHHRHTLHGSGINTSGSPRKSFAIHLRTEKSTLNPDHERILTQFIDDHDKCPVIYDKR
- a CDS encoding glycoside hydrolase family 172 protein, with the protein product MPEFDGLFCDLSSAHRLSRAKTRSISAENLDGAKAGGGRATQGISADRAKDLGRGWKINPAIEIQPETTANIADIDGPGALQHFWMTPTGAWRFLILRIYWDGQEQPSVECPLGDFFACGWGQYAQVNSIPVTVNPGSALNCYWPMPFRKNCRITVENVGTEPAYLYYQIDYALNDVPDDAAYFHAQFRRVNPQPYGKVYTLVEGIKGRGQYVGTYMAWGVNNAGWWGEGEIKFYIDGDLKPGQTVDNDVAEHGGDAFPTICGTGTEDYFLGSYNFENPHTKQYQEFSTPYAGMPQVIRPDGVYDSQQRFGLYRWHLPDPVRFEQDLTVTIQALGWRKRQPLHYLPLQDDLASVAYWYQTLPTVTFPKLPERDALEII